A segment of the bacterium genome:
GTTCATTGTCTTTTTTGGAATTATATTTGCACCTATTATTTGTTCCATAGTTGCCCCAGGTTTTATAAATCTTGGGCTTATCCCTTCAATGGCTCTGGTATTACGAATAATATTTCCATACCTTACCCTTATCTGCCTCTCTGCTGTTATAATGGGAATCTTAAACTCACTTGAGAGATTTGGTCCTCCCTCCATTGCACCTGTTATGCTTAATATAAGTTTTATTGCCTTTATCCTCTTTGTCTGTGGAAGGCTTACGAACCCCCTATTTGGTCTTTCCCTTGCTGTCCTTATTGGTGGAATTTTGCAGGTTCTTATTCAAGCTCCAGCTTTATTTAATGAAGGCTTTGGATATAAACCAATAATTAGCCTTTCACACCCAGGTGTAAAAGAGATAGGGATAAAGATGCTTCCAGGCTTAATTGGCTTTGCTGTATATCAGGTAAATATTGCCGTTGATACAATTTGTGCCTCTCTTATTGGACCTTCTGCTATTTCAAGCCTATACTATGCAAATAGGCTCATTGACCTTCCTTTGGCATTATTTGGGACAGCCATTGGAATTGTAGCCCTTCCATCCATTTCAAGGTCTATTGCAGAGAATAATATGGAGGAGGCAAAGAAAACACTAAATTGGGCAGCAAGGCTTGTGTTTGTAATAATTCTTCCTGTTATGGTTGGCTTCATGATATTAGGAAAAGAAATCATTAGCCTCCTTTTTGAGCATGGCGAATTTTCCCATTCTGAAACAAATTCATCATATCTTGCTTTGTTCTTTTATGCACTTGGCCTTGTTTTTTCTTGTGGTATAAAACCTGTTGTTTCATTTTTTTATGCTTTGGGAGACACAAAGACACCCCTTAAGGTAGCAGGGTTTTGTATGGTATTAAATATTATCCTAAACCTTTTGTTTGTAAAACCATTGGAAGAGGGAGGATTAGCCCTTGCAACAAGTATGTCCTGCTGGATAAACCTTTCCATCCTTACCATTATTTTAAAGAGAAGAATAGGTCTTGTTGGAGGAAGGCTTGTCCTTAAAACCTTTATAAAATCCCTTATTGCAGGGATTATAATGGGGATTTTTCTTTATTGCTTTCTTAAAATTGGCCTTCATAAAGCCCTTAATGTAGGAGGAGGGATAGCCCTTTCCCTTGCTCTTTATCTTTTCTTGGGAAAAATCTTTGGGCTTTCTGAGTTTGTAACCCTTCGCAAGACATTTTTAAGATAAATCTGCTTTATATCTTACATTCTTTTATTTGCAGAATTTTTTAAGCATCAATATTTATACCATCTCAATATAGCCTTTATTTTTTATGTCGTAGATAAAATCCAATACATCTTTCTTGAATGTTCTTTTATCAACATTCTCTGAATACATTGGGTATAGTCCTTCAATCAACCCATTCAATGGAAGGTTCTTTTTAAACTCATCCCATATCTCATTTCCAATCCCTTCAAAGGTCGTAAAATCCCATTTCTTCATATCAAATACCCAAATCCTATCTTCCTGCTTAATCCATCTGGTCTCTTTCTTTATTCTTGGGGTTTTGACTAACATCTCTTTATCAAGCTCTCTTATCTTTCTTTTAGACCATTCGCACTCATCAATTAACCCTGTCCCCTCTGATTTCCTTAAAAGTGGACAAGGACGGCAAAGGGCATTATGCTCGCAATCCCTACAGGTAATATTTGTTGCATAGGTTTCGGGATCATTTACATATTTAAAGAATGAAAGAAAATATGGGGAATTTAAAATTTCACTAACAGAGGAATCTTTGATATTTAAAGATTGAAAGCTAAATAACCCTTCTTCTTTTGCTTTGTCAGCCAATTTAGTATCGCAGGGTCCACAGGGATGCATCTGGCCATCAGCCCTCATATAATAATGATAAGAAGAGCCTTTGCAACGCATAGCAAAAGGATGCATTGGTAAATTCACTCCATGCTTTTTCCAAATATAATCAGTAAATGAGGGTCGGCAATCAACCTGAACGACCAAGTTTGAAAAATTGTTATGAGATAAAACTATCCTTTCGGTAGCCTCCAATCCTTCCTCAACTGTATAGCCTACCTCTTGCCAATTACAAGCTGCTCTTCCATCAAGGGTTAGAAATTGAAGGTCAATCCCTGAAATTCCTAATGAATTGCCAAATTCAGGTAAATACTCAATTTCTAAAAGATTCTTTTTGGTAACCACAAATCCTATCCCCGTTAAAACTTTGCTTCCTTTTGCTCTAGCTAATTGAGTAAATTTCTCTAGGTTCTTACAGGCTTTCTCAAATGCCCCTCTACCCCTTATCTTGTCATTTGTTTCAGCACTTACTCCGTCAATACTTACAATTAAGGATTTTATTTCCAAATTGATTAGAGTAAGAGCCATTTCTTCCCCAAGAAGTGTCCCATTTGTGGTTATTGCTACCTCCAACCCTTTGTCTTTAGCAAATTCTACCAATTGTATCAGATTGGGGTAAATCAGTGGTTCTCCTCCGATTAAAAGCAATTGTTTAAATCCTGCCTCTTGCAATTTGTTTATGGCTTCTTTAGCCTCTTCTATGTTCAGCTCCCTTCCTATATCCTTCCTTGTCCCATCATATTTCTCTGCATTATAACAATGAATGCAGCTTAAATTACATCGGGATGTAATATCCCAAATCAGCATAGCCATAGTATCACCTCCTTATTTTTCCTAAAATCCCTACTATTGACATAAATAATCCCGCTCCAAGAAATAAAACCTTTACCCCTAATATTTTTGCTAAAATCCCG
Coding sequences within it:
- the murJ gene encoding murein biosynthesis integral membrane protein MurJ; the protein is MYEKFTRHASIVSFGIFLSRVLGFVRDFLLAHFFSKELRGVFFAAWVIPNTLRMLLGEGALSSSFIPVFVRYLKDGRKSAYQLASIVINLLLIVSLFIVFFGIIFAPIICSIVAPGFINLGLIPSMALVLRIIFPYLTLICLSAVIMGILNSLERFGPPSIAPVMLNISFIAFILFVCGRLTNPLFGLSLAVLIGGILQVLIQAPALFNEGFGYKPIISLSHPGVKEIGIKMLPGLIGFAVYQVNIAVDTICASLIGPSAISSLYYANRLIDLPLALFGTAIGIVALPSISRSIAENNMEEAKKTLNWAARLVFVIILPVMVGFMILGKEIISLLFEHGEFSHSETNSSYLALFFYALGLVFSCGIKPVVSFFYALGDTKTPLKVAGFCMVLNIILNLLFVKPLEEGGLALATSMSCWINLSILTIILKRRIGLVGGRLVLKTFIKSLIAGIIMGIFLYCFLKIGLHKALNVGGGIALSLALYLFLGKIFGLSEFVTLRKTFLR
- a CDS encoding radical SAM protein, which encodes MAMLIWDITSRCNLSCIHCYNAEKYDGTRKDIGRELNIEEAKEAINKLQEAGFKQLLLIGGEPLIYPNLIQLVEFAKDKGLEVAITTNGTLLGEEMALTLINLEIKSLIVSIDGVSAETNDKIRGRGAFEKACKNLEKFTQLARAKGSKVLTGIGFVVTKKNLLEIEYLPEFGNSLGISGIDLQFLTLDGRAACNWQEVGYTVEEGLEATERIVLSHNNFSNLVVQVDCRPSFTDYIWKKHGVNLPMHPFAMRCKGSSYHYYMRADGQMHPCGPCDTKLADKAKEEGLFSFQSLNIKDSSVSEILNSPYFLSFFKYVNDPETYATNITCRDCEHNALCRPCPLLRKSEGTGLIDECEWSKRKIRELDKEMLVKTPRIKKETRWIKQEDRIWVFDMKKWDFTTFEGIGNEIWDEFKKNLPLNGLIEGLYPMYSENVDKRTFKKDVLDFIYDIKNKGYIEMV